The genomic segment TGTAACTCTGTTTTGTAtattgtgtttaaatgttgAATGAAACCACACACTCATCACCAACTTGTCAACCACAGAGTTCCTGTGTAGCTAcaagtctttttgcaaccaggagacaccccctgctggtcattaaagagaatgcaggtttaaaacTTGCACACTGGATTTACCACTCTGACTCAGAAGCTATGTCCATGTTTTAGATATTTGGCTGTTAGTTTAACTGGTTAGTATTAGCTAGTGTTAGCTCAGAAACAGAAAGGAGCAAGAGCAGACAACAAATCAGGGATAAACTGAGGAATAAATCCTCATGTTTTAAACTCTCCACTGCTTGACTCAGAGAGTCTGTTTTACTGTAAtctctcagtgtgtgtgacacTGAAACTGCTGCAGCCTAGAAAACTGAAAACCATTAGTGTTATTAACCTTTTATTTAATCAGTTAAGAAAAAATAATtcttcatatgtgtgtttgacatgatattaaaaatatgtttttcagtctgacagtttttcagtgtttttactgCAAATATATTGCAATGCTTGTGTAGGGGGAGAACAAAAAAGTTTGCAAATCATGTACCCAGCTTTTTGATAACAATCTGACACTGTGTGGAAATAAAAAATCCTAATAGAGTGATTCACCTCTTCGTCTGTTTTGCACATgctaaaaatgtattgacatCCAAGTGTTGGTTTTCCAGTAAATAATTCAGTCTATATAGaggatgtttctttttttaaatttctaaaATCATCACTTGACATTCCTTCTGATTTCTCTGTTTCCAGGTCAGGACAGATACTGCCTTAAGGGCCTGATCACCAACATCAGTGACCCTGTAACAACCAAGCTCAGTCCTTATGGTAAGAGCTATATCTCTGGTTCATGGGGCAAACAAGCCCAGATGGAGAACGAGGACCAGAAATACAGCTACTGGGTTCTGCCTCTGGCAAATAGCCACATCTGGGGCAACACTCTACGTGTTTACCAAAACTATGAAGATTTCATGGCGTCAACAAACCACAAAGACTTTACATTCGCCTCATCGTACAGCCATCCCAACGCCATTGAGGGTCCCAGTGCTGTGCTATACGGTAAAGCTCTGTACTATAACTGTTACCGCTCTGCAGACGTGTGCCGGTACGACCTGGAGACCAACGAGGTCAAACGGGTGACTCTTCCAGGCACCGGTGTGGGTTTCAACAACAAGTTCCCCTATTGTTACTATGATTGCCGGCTCAATAGTGATGTTGATGTAGAGGCAGATGAGACAGGACTGTGGGCTCTCTATGCCACTCTAGGTAACCATGGTAACCTTGTGATCAGCCGGTTAGTTTGGAACGGTGAGACCAAGACTCTCAACGTGACACAGACGTGGGAAACGAGGCTGTTCAAGAAGGCAGTGAGCAACGCCTTCATGGTGTGCGGTGTGATGTACGCGACTCGTTACGTTAATGACTACCGGGAGGAGGTGTTCTACGCCTTCGACACAGCCACAGGCAAAGAAGACAACTCACTAGCAATACGACTGGAGAAGGTAGCTAAAGGAATGGCTAGTCTGAGCTACAATCCCACCAACAAGCAGATCTACATGTACAACGATGGATACTTGCTGGCCTACCAGGCCTACTTCTGATCTTCTGATCAAAAAGTTAATGAAATATGatacagcaacaaaaaaagcaatgaTTTATGATGCAAATGCTAAAGTTATATCATATAGACTATTAAGATTGTTCTTCTAACACAATGTACTTTAGTAACACTGAATGGAAACATCAGCTGAAATCATAATAAAGTCTTTGGTAACAATAACATTAGATTGATCTTTTGCTGGCCTTATAtcacacaaaaaatgtttttgttgttatttgtgacacacaatcacacataTATTGATTTTACTTGACAGCTTGCATCTTTTGCATATTGAGTTTTGCTTACTTCCTTGATCATTAACAACAAACTTCAAAAAAAGCTTTGTTCCAGCAACGACTTATAGGGTGATAAACAGATCAAAGTCTTGCTCGTCTGCATAATGCTTTGTTCATTCTCTGTTATtattctctgtgtctgtgttcctCAAGCTTCTGTCCTCTAACAGATTCCTGGGATTTTGAGGGTTCTGCACATTATCTTAgttgttcctaggactgcactctGGACAGAGACCTACAGTGCTGTGCCTACAACCTGCTAGAGCCACTCTTCTAGTTTAAGGGTTACAGTTCATAATGTTCCTACTACCAATGGGACCATTTTGGACTTTACCTTTCACATCTGTTCCTGTTGTTCCTTCAGCCTCTCGTCATTCTCATTTTTCCCATGCTCCTTTTTTCCTCATGTTGCTGTCCTGTGGGATTGCCATATACACCTCAACtgttgtcttctgcttcttttcaaCTACCACTACCACCATGGCAAACGGGCAGATGTCTCATGTATGTGCTCTTCAAAACCTTAAGTTGTGTAGACAGTCAGTAGAAAATTGGCATAAATGATCTGAATCAAGATGCagtataaaacaaacaaaaaaaaaaaacttatttaGACCTGAGACTCATGAAAAGGTAGACTTGTAGATTGATAATGATACTATGGAGCTTTAGATAAAGATGATAGGGCTCCTTCATTTATAAGATCATAATATTTGAATAAGAAATTTGGTCATTCCTCTAAAATAAGCACAATTTTTAGAACATTTAGAACAGGCTGACATCCTCTGGTAGGCCCTGTGATCACTGCCCTGCACCATGGTCCACCATAGGGGCCCTGCatgttcaccctgagcacatgtaaCAAATGTGAAATGTTATGCTGCCTGTAACATTGTCCAGCATGACCGGTTTGGTGGTGGGTCAACTATGGTCTGGTAgtagggtgaccaaccgtcctcttttctccggacatgtccacttttcacgtTCTGTCCGGGGGGATTTTCGAGATTGATGAAAATGTCCAGGTTTTCCTACAGAGGACCTATATGTGTGACGTCAGCCTCGTGCTGCTTTGTGGGTGGTTTTTCTGCGctcacagacgggacagacagcgCATACTAGTGCGCCTGGTGATGTTTCAAATATGCCAAAGTGCAAGTGCACCTTTTCAGAGGaactaaaaaagaaatttcCATCGTACCGTCCCGGTCGGAATAAACGGGAGGCGGAGTGCACCGTGTGCAGAGCTGGCACATACGTTTGTGTGTCTAACAAAGGTGCCGGAGATCTTGTTGCTCACATggacacagaaaaacataaaaaggctGTGCGAGGCGAAACTTCATCTTGTAAGTTGACTGAGTTCTTTGTTACACCTGGAAAAAATGAGGATGCTGCTGTATCTGCAGCAGAAGGTGCACTGGCATTTCATACTGTGAAGCATCACAATAGCTACAGATCCATGGATTGCACTTGTATGTTGCTAAAAAGAGCATTTCCAGCTCAGCAGTGCTCACACCAAGACTGAAGCTATTGTCAATGGTGTGATAACACCACATTCAGTGGAACTCACTCGTGAAGCTCTAAATGAAATCCAGTACTGTGGCATTTCTACTGATGGAAGTAACCATGGAGCAGAGAAAATATTCCCAATCATAATTCAGTACTTTGACTGGAAGAATGGTGGCGTGCAAACAAAATTAATTGAGGTTAGGAACACGCCAAATGAGACAGCAGAAACCATTGCACAATACCTCACAGAAACACTGGCAAAAAACAAATTGTCTGAAAAATGTGTTACGTTTACTGGAGACAACTGCAACACAAATTTTGGAGGAATCCGACGTGATGACGGAGGAAAGAATGTGTTTGCCAATTTAAAGAGGTTACTTCAGAACAAGAATCTGATTGGTGTGGCATGCCCAGCACACCTTTTGAATAACTGTGTTCATCATGGGGTAGACACAATAGACATTGACATTGAGAACATCATGTTCAAAATCTATCAGTATTTCCACATTTACACAGTGCGCACTGAGAACCTGAAGGAGTACTGTGAATTTGTTGATATTGTATACAGAGCAATGCTTTCTCACAGCAAGACAAGGTGGCTGTCATTGCTCCCAGGCATTGAAAGGATGGTACAGATGTTTCCAGCTTTAAAggcattctttctctctcagcaGAAAGCCACCCATTGTGATCAAGAAGTTTTTTGAAAATGACTTCAGTGAGATCTACCTCTGGCACATGCACTCACTCATGTCTGTGTTCCACACAAACATTCAAGAAATGGACAAagaaaacctgtccattatggaGGTTAAAGAAATACTGAACGGTGTCCACACCATTCTTCTTGAACGCAAGAGCAAAAACTTCATGTCCCTTAAAGTTAAGGGACTACTGGCACAAAAGTGTAAAGATGGACTTGGTAAGGAATGTGACCAGTTCTGTGCTGATGTTCAAGGCCTGTACAGTGCATGTCTGGAGTATCTTGAGAAGTGGATGGCTCTCATGGAAGAGATCTGAGTGAGCCACCAGACTGGAATGATGTTGAAGTCTGCATCAAGTACCTAGGAGAGAAGGGCGCAGAAATTGATGATGTCAAATGCTTTGACCAGGTCACCAATCTGAAAAATTTCACAGAGAGGTGCATCAGCGATGAGGACTTCAGTGGACTACCAGTGAACCAGAAGTGGACCAAATATTTTGAGAAGGCCAAAAGGATCACATGTTGCTCAGAATTACTGAAGATGGCACAGTTTGTCTTTGCACTTTCCTCACACAACGCAAATGTTGACCGGGTTTTCTCACTAATGCAGAGCCAGTGGACTAAGGAGAGGAACCAGCTTTCTGTCGAGTCACTAAAGGGGATTCTGTTTGTGCAATATAATTTCAAAGACACTTCTTACAAAGACTTTCATTCTTATTTGTTGAGCAACCCAAAACTGCTGAGAAAGATCTGCTCCAAAGACAAATATGGATGGCCAGAAAAGGAGgatgaagaaaacaaatgacTTTTCTTCTAAAAGAGATGTCATATGACTGCTGCTTTGTAATATTACTTTGAGAAGAAAGAATAGAATACTTGTGTTGAAAACATATttcagatttttgtttgttcagtAAAACTTCAATAGAGAAGGAAATATTTTGttactggtaatttttcttatacagatgaggcattatttctgtaccattatttaattccaaagttttttaagttatttttttgcaCACAGAAGGTatcgtttaaatatgttaaaattttctttaaataaacggtattattaaagtttatcatgactgggccaagtgtcctcttttttggaaatcaaaatatggtcaccctatcTGGTAGGCATATTCATAGAGTGTTTTTAAGACCACTATAGGTTAGGTACCATTTTCATGCCATACCATTAGGACCCACTCTCAGACCCTTCGCTGGTGCTCTGGATGCTGTTTTCCTTTCCCCTTATAGCATCTTCCTTTCATTTTTAAGTAATGCACATAAGGCCTCTGTGCTCTTATTGCTATACTATTTCTCCTGTGGAAACACGATTGTCAGGTGACATTTCTAAGAAGCCACCTGTAGATGGTGACATTATGCTAGGATTCCATGAACTCACTCACATAACAAACTCACACCCTCCCATGTGACTCCTTGACCCTCTGGCACCCTTAGCATCAACTTTTTATTTCTTAACATCACCTTATGGACCTCATCATCCCAGTTTTATAATACTTaatcgttttttt from the Oreochromis niloticus isolate F11D_XX linkage group LG7, O_niloticus_UMD_NMBU, whole genome shotgun sequence genome contains:
- the LOC100703682 gene encoding olfactomedin; this translates as MVLLLLLLFTVTSDGRAQRVLGLKKNDSCLCEVNSTVWSFPVVKYETVLQQVHTCEGSLNSLAEQLKISSQRLPQIQAQVTSLTARLGPYKYLHNQGLYSALSLRLLGQQLSQLETDVGVVHSQLNNAQTKKLSKEVVKLRTHVDRLETADVVNMKAVKEKLRYLKNNVESCKSIPKDFTGQDRYCLKGLITNISDPVTTKLSPYGKSYISGSWGKQAQMENEDQKYSYWVLPLANSHIWGNTLRVYQNYEDFMASTNHKDFTFASSYSHPNAIEGPSAVLYGKALYYNCYRSADVCRYDLETNEVKRVTLPGTGVGFNNKFPYCYYDCRLNSDVDVEADETGLWALYATLGNHGNLVISRLVWNGETKTLNVTQTWETRLFKKAVSNAFMVCGVMYATRYVNDYREEVFYAFDTATGKEDNSLAIRLEKVAKGMASLSYNPTNKQIYMYNDGYLLAYQAYF